In one bacterium genomic region, the following are encoded:
- a CDS encoding PrgI family protein: MGQYKVPQNVESEDKLLGPLTMKQFIYAIIGLGWGFLIWRILSPGGAAAIPFMLLLIVPISGFMLLLAFGKREEQSFENYLIALIRFNIMPRKRVWLKDDFRGEVIIDAPPPPKPTAPTKEDIAHVHSRLQQLSLVVDTRGHAKPADVQLPDEANRAAAFSQRIFTPDELQKPILEGGVQAQDDVLATTEASAAQAQKVDALLQNQEYSIREEALNKMQQAADNPPPTTNETPPQTSQPPADNAILKKVMDAPHMSVAQVAQVANRGQLAQGQSVQIQQ; the protein is encoded by the coding sequence GTGGGTCAATATAAAGTTCCACAAAACGTAGAGAGTGAAGACAAGCTACTCGGCCCACTTACCATGAAGCAGTTTATCTACGCCATCATCGGCTTAGGTTGGGGTTTCCTAATTTGGCGTATCCTATCGCCAGGTGGAGCAGCAGCCATTCCATTTATGCTACTACTCATCGTTCCAATATCTGGTTTTATGCTTTTGTTAGCTTTTGGTAAAAGGGAAGAGCAAAGCTTTGAAAACTATCTAATTGCCTTGATTCGATTCAATATTATGCCCCGCAAGCGAGTTTGGCTAAAAGACGACTTTCGTGGTGAGGTCATCATCGACGCGCCACCACCGCCCAAACCAACTGCGCCAACTAAGGAAGATATTGCCCATGTTCATAGTCGTCTGCAACAACTCTCGCTAGTGGTGGATACTCGCGGGCACGCCAAGCCAGCAGATGTTCAATTGCCAGATGAGGCTAACCGGGCGGCTGCGTTCTCACAGCGTATCTTTACTCCAGATGAACTGCAAAAGCCAATCCTAGAAGGTGGAGTACAGGCCCAAGATGATGTTTTAGCTACAACAGAGGCCTCAGCTGCGCAAGCTCAGAAGGTTGATGCCCTTCTGCAAAACCAAGAATACTCCATTCGTGAAGAAGCCCTCAATAAAATGCAACAGGCAGCGGATAATCCGCCACCAACAACCAACGAAACTCCCCCTCAAACCTCCCAGCCGCCTGCCGATAATGCTATACTGAAAAAGGTTATGGATGCCCCTCACATGAGTGTTGCTCAAGTAGCCCAGGTTGCCAACCGCGGTCAGCTTGCGCAGGGTCAGTCAGTTCAGATCCAACAATAA
- a CDS encoding MFS transporter, producing MLKYKTFLQVFTKGALFSVIFLLISITFTPKAQAGPNSPSDFLDNSGTECAWVADSLMTCGGEEFWFDYDLSISKGRAIYHWRKDGAWKSAYLVFTEDGEDGMLVNNPDTDSGGTEAFISDRQKRKWRQHARDNNPNNPDNTDGVTVAYDGETNPNNSAEHFMCGIGSRSGHQCWSGRGGVYNTISEEGAAKLAEWREKIDETVASEEECTEDAGSLGFVLCPILDTTRNAVQALIGDGTGKGFLVELLTIRPLSTTNTPELYNGWQVIRNIALGLYILVFVLIIFGNGVGYDPYTIKRALPRLAAGVVLTFASWWILQTLVDLSNLVGNVVPSLVAQMSQNAGVANYAIDLNPATAFQSIILLIVVAFIALGALLVGIAGLIMRMVIIYGLVLLAPLAFLTWVLPNTESVFKKWWKNLIKVLMMFPIVTGMLSLSLFFQQVMMNTQRSGAGDANGIGGSAANSVTGIVGMLAPLIAIIMIPKTFKWGGEAFAAAAGYMAAKATQGKDWGKKSALESSKSGRVGQALNTASKVPVLGRVPGIGGITNRQKAATVAKRQASFDKRMSDGLDKVSDNNLIKLHKTQRKRDGTLKSSPYAKAVDAELKSRAGKARSNAAENYRNGQFEDAGRAATKLHKINAALGISPANTESTLSTMYDRIDRSTGGSPSPDSVTTAMGEPPASSQSAAYRVGAAVGSAQRRWSQRNQGGYVDPSAWGSTGTGPTSGGGSPQPSSSGPGSLPPTPAPGPRPAPPPPPSGGAPAYSTPAGAPRYTTSGTPIPPPPSGHTPIWNGPSAPPPPPSGNQPIYNTPTTPPPPPPSGGNTTPPPYRGPAPAWQPAPRQSPPPAPGPGAPPPPSSSSGSSGPASSGGGTVINNVTNNNSTTNSTTNNNSVKTVLNSNGVPSSIALGTASQLGNIKKRFGEGSAEHSGLAGIESKLNDLGRMIQSGSLSQTRLRDNVRDIHRDIDSLPPGAHDQQDNLRGVLDNIERNATDDGA from the coding sequence ATGCTCAAATATAAGACATTCTTACAGGTTTTTACTAAGGGGGCGCTTTTTAGCGTCATATTTTTACTTATCTCAATTACTTTTACCCCTAAGGCTCAGGCTGGACCAAATAGTCCCTCAGATTTTCTGGATAACTCCGGCACGGAGTGTGCGTGGGTAGCCGACTCTCTCATGACATGTGGTGGTGAAGAGTTTTGGTTTGATTATGATCTATCTATTTCAAAGGGACGCGCAATCTACCATTGGCGAAAAGATGGGGCCTGGAAAAGTGCCTATCTAGTTTTCACGGAAGATGGTGAAGACGGTATGCTTGTCAATAATCCTGATACCGACTCTGGTGGAACCGAAGCTTTTATAAGTGACCGCCAAAAACGAAAGTGGAGACAGCATGCTCGAGATAATAACCCAAATAATCCAGACAATACCGATGGAGTTACGGTCGCGTATGATGGCGAAACAAATCCCAACAATTCTGCTGAGCACTTTATGTGCGGTATTGGTTCACGCAGTGGACACCAATGTTGGTCTGGGCGAGGAGGAGTATATAACACTATTTCCGAAGAAGGTGCCGCTAAGCTTGCTGAGTGGCGAGAAAAAATAGACGAAACGGTAGCAAGCGAAGAAGAGTGTACGGAAGATGCTGGTTCACTCGGCTTCGTACTGTGCCCAATTTTAGACACTACGCGTAATGCTGTTCAGGCGCTTATAGGTGATGGTACCGGTAAGGGTTTCTTAGTTGAACTACTCACTATTAGGCCGTTAAGCACAACTAATACCCCCGAACTATACAATGGATGGCAAGTAATACGAAATATAGCTCTAGGACTCTATATATTGGTATTTGTCTTAATTATTTTTGGTAACGGTGTTGGCTACGATCCATACACTATTAAACGGGCTCTGCCACGACTTGCCGCTGGCGTCGTACTAACTTTTGCATCTTGGTGGATACTACAAACCTTGGTAGATTTATCAAACCTAGTTGGTAATGTTGTCCCTAGTTTAGTAGCACAGATGTCACAAAATGCAGGTGTGGCAAACTACGCAATTGACCTTAATCCTGCTACAGCCTTTCAGTCAATTATTTTACTAATAGTTGTTGCATTTATTGCGCTTGGTGCCTTATTGGTTGGAATAGCAGGTTTAATTATGCGAATGGTTATCATTTATGGACTTGTGCTGCTAGCCCCACTCGCATTCCTAACGTGGGTACTCCCAAATACCGAGAGTGTCTTTAAAAAATGGTGGAAGAACCTCATTAAAGTACTAATGATGTTTCCAATTGTTACAGGCATGCTATCTTTATCGCTCTTCTTCCAGCAAGTAATGATGAATACACAACGTTCTGGTGCTGGCGATGCCAATGGAATAGGTGGCTCTGCAGCTAACTCTGTAACTGGAATTGTTGGAATGCTAGCTCCTCTAATTGCCATTATTATGATTCCTAAAACCTTTAAGTGGGGTGGGGAAGCCTTTGCAGCAGCGGCTGGCTACATGGCAGCCAAAGCTACTCAGGGCAAGGATTGGGGGAAGAAATCTGCCCTTGAGTCATCAAAAAGTGGCCGCGTCGGACAAGCCCTCAATACAGCATCGAAAGTCCCAGTATTGGGGAGAGTTCCAGGAATTGGTGGAATCACGAATCGGCAAAAAGCTGCAACCGTCGCAAAGAGACAAGCTTCCTTCGATAAACGCATGAGTGATGGGTTAGATAAGGTAAGTGATAACAACTTGATTAAACTTCACAAAACACAAAGGAAGAGAGACGGCACACTCAAAAGCTCTCCATATGCTAAGGCAGTAGATGCTGAACTCAAGTCTCGCGCAGGAAAGGCAAGATCCAATGCTGCAGAAAACTATCGAAACGGGCAATTTGAAGATGCAGGTAGAGCGGCAACCAAGCTCCATAAGATTAATGCTGCATTAGGAATATCACCGGCAAATACTGAATCAACCCTATCCACAATGTACGACAGGATCGATAGATCTACAGGTGGATCTCCTTCACCAGACTCAGTTACTACAGCTATGGGCGAACCACCTGCTAGTAGCCAATCCGCTGCATATAGAGTCGGAGCTGCTGTTGGTTCAGCTCAACGCAGATGGAGCCAACGAAATCAAGGTGGATATGTAGATCCGTCAGCCTGGGGTAGTACAGGAACAGGTCCGACTAGTGGAGGTGGATCACCGCAACCTAGCAGTAGTGGTCCAGGCTCTCTTCCACCCACGCCAGCACCCGGACCACGTCCAGCGCCGCCACCACCGCCAAGTGGAGGAGCCCCAGCCTATTCAACGCCAGCAGGAGCACCTCGTTATACCACTAGCGGAACTCCCATACCACCACCACCCAGCGGTCATACACCGATTTGGAATGGCCCTTCAGCACCTCCACCTCCACCTTCTGGTAACCAACCCATATACAACACGCCAACCACGCCACCTCCGCCCCCACCAAGCGGTGGAAACACTACGCCTCCACCATACCGAGGCCCTGCGCCTGCCTGGCAACCCGCTCCACGTCAATCACCTCCACCAGCCCCTGGCCCAGGCGCACCACCTCCTCCAAGTAGTTCATCTGGTTCTAGTGGCCCAGCTTCATCCGGTGGTGGTACAGTCATAAACAACGTCACCAATAACAATTCAACTACCAACAGTACAACCAATAACAATTCTGTTAAAACTGTGCTCAATAGTAACGGAGTACCGAGTTCTATCGCCCTTGGTACAGCATCTCAACTAGGTAACATTAAGAAGCGCTTTGGCGAAGGTAGTGCCGAGCATAGTGGACTTGCCGGTATTGAAAGCAAGCTAAATGATCTTGGTCGCATGATCCAATCTGGCTCACTTAGCCAAACACGACTGCGTGATAATGTTCGAGACATCCATCGCGATATCGACAGCCTGCCACCAGGTGCGCACGATCAGCAAGATAACCTTCGTGGTGTGCTAGACAATATTGAACGTAACGCCACCGATGATGGAGCTTAG
- a CDS encoding extracellular solute-binding protein has translation MLKRILFWTAVAVIILGSMGFLYLATRPKDTKSDKGGLGAVLAPADSESRVVYDESKPVTLTYWRTWNEANYIQPIIDEFQKMHPNVKIQVRDIDYGSYDAELTQASQTGNLPDIYSVLNDWMPRYSDYSTPAPDTVYTEKTYKDVFVDVATQRLLYDGKIHGVTYGVSTLGLYYNPALLEEAKVAVPKNWDEFTEASRKLTKKTGETITQSGAALGTPFVHQSVDIQSVLMMQNGAAMTDEPPTKALFAQPDASGYASGAKAMEYYTSFANPKKQNFTFSDTLGYTVQAFAEGKIAMMINYPFKSAEVRHFNKELKFKMAKLPQIKDQKEINFAQFWVEMVNKNSVNSEIAWDFIRFAATKDNQKQFNEQTQRPTSRKDLIKQQDGDDTLGPFVTQTNTAKTFYRGNDKEMNGYFYDATVSVLSGLDAQLAVKNLERRATDLIMNYPVR, from the coding sequence ATGCTTAAACGAATTCTTTTTTGGACTGCAGTAGCGGTGATTATTTTAGGCTCGATGGGGTTTTTGTATTTAGCAACCCGACCAAAGGACACAAAATCCGACAAAGGTGGGTTGGGTGCAGTACTTGCTCCAGCCGACAGCGAAAGTCGGGTGGTGTACGACGAGTCCAAGCCGGTTACTCTTACTTACTGGCGTACTTGGAATGAGGCTAACTACATTCAGCCTATTATTGATGAATTTCAGAAGATGCATCCAAATGTAAAAATTCAGGTGCGCGACATAGACTACGGCAGTTATGATGCTGAGCTAACGCAGGCATCGCAGACAGGTAATCTGCCGGATATCTATTCTGTATTAAATGACTGGATGCCTCGTTATAGTGATTATTCCACCCCTGCTCCAGATACTGTGTATACCGAAAAAACCTATAAAGATGTGTTTGTAGATGTGGCTACACAAAGGTTGTTATATGATGGAAAAATTCATGGTGTTACCTACGGTGTGTCGACCCTTGGTTTATACTACAACCCAGCTCTGCTAGAAGAAGCAAAGGTGGCGGTGCCTAAAAATTGGGATGAATTTACTGAAGCGAGTCGTAAACTCACAAAGAAAACTGGTGAAACCATCACTCAATCTGGTGCTGCTCTTGGTACGCCCTTTGTACATCAGTCGGTAGATATCCAGTCTGTTTTGATGATGCAAAATGGTGCAGCGATGACCGATGAGCCACCCACCAAAGCGTTGTTTGCTCAGCCTGATGCTAGCGGTTATGCTTCTGGTGCGAAAGCGATGGAGTATTATACAAGTTTTGCGAACCCCAAAAAGCAAAATTTTACTTTTTCAGATACATTGGGCTATACGGTGCAGGCTTTTGCCGAGGGTAAGATTGCGATGATGATTAACTATCCATTTAAGTCAGCTGAAGTTAGGCATTTTAATAAAGAATTAAAGTTTAAGATGGCTAAGCTACCGCAAATTAAGGATCAGAAAGAGATAAATTTTGCTCAATTTTGGGTGGAGATGGTAAATAAAAACTCGGTCAATTCGGAGATTGCTTGGGATTTTATTCGGTTTGCTGCAACAAAAGATAACCAAAAGCAGTTTAATGAGCAAACCCAAAGGCCAACTAGTCGCAAAGATTTAATTAAGCAACAAGATGGTGATGATACGCTGGGGCCATTTGTGACTCAGACCAATACGGCTAAAACTTTTTATCGTGGCAATGATAAAGAAATGAATGGTTACTTTTACGATGCTACAGTGAGTGTATTGTCGGGTCTTGATGCACAGCTGGCGGTAAAGAACCTTGAGCGCCGGGCGACAGATTTAATTATGAATTATCCTGTAAGATGA
- a CDS encoding Hsp20/alpha crystallin family protein — MARKHNPDEEILQDEFLDDTSSTSDEWMGEEEFEGQLAVDVYQTKDSVVVKAPIAGVRSEDIDIAISEDVMTIRGDRKEEVIVEKEHYYVQECFWGSFSRSIILPTSTIAEKAQATLKDGVLTVTVPKVVQEDKVKKIKVKPVG, encoded by the coding sequence ATGGCTCGTAAACACAATCCAGACGAAGAGATTTTGCAGGATGAATTCCTCGATGACACCTCTAGCACTTCTGACGAGTGGATGGGGGAAGAGGAATTTGAAGGGCAACTCGCCGTCGACGTATATCAAACTAAAGACAGTGTAGTCGTAAAAGCGCCAATTGCTGGCGTACGCTCAGAGGATATTGATATTGCAATCTCTGAAGATGTTATGACTATTCGAGGTGATCGCAAGGAAGAGGTTATTGTTGAGAAAGAGCACTATTATGTGCAGGAGTGCTTCTGGGGTTCATTCTCGCGCTCAATCATCTTACCAACCTCAACTATTGCCGAAAAAGCCCAAGCCACCCTGAAGGATGGTGTGCTGACGGTTACTGTTCCAAAAGTAGTACAAGAAGATAAGGTTAAGAAGATCAAGGTTAAGCCAGTCGGTTAA
- a CDS encoding ComF family protein: MRRTVILWSYRKGVDKIVQAIKYEGSEDVARKLALLLAQASLPSFDLITFVPDTSKRRRERGYVAPQLIARELSRLTRKPYIELLTRTTHTPQVGAGREMRWRQVKGNFVSKHLALFEGKRILLIDDVITTGATVTECAKILKLDGSGPIFVVAIAKK; encoded by the coding sequence GTGAGGCGAACAGTTATCCTTTGGAGCTACAGAAAAGGGGTAGATAAAATCGTCCAAGCTATCAAATATGAGGGTAGTGAGGATGTTGCTAGGAAGCTGGCACTATTACTAGCACAAGCTAGTTTGCCAAGCTTTGATTTGATTACTTTCGTACCAGATACCAGTAAGCGCCGTAGAGAGCGAGGCTATGTTGCGCCACAGCTGATTGCACGAGAGCTTTCACGACTGACACGCAAGCCGTATATTGAACTATTAACGCGTACAACCCATACTCCACAGGTTGGTGCTGGCCGAGAGATGCGCTGGCGACAGGTAAAAGGAAACTTTGTGTCCAAGCATCTTGCTTTGTTTGAAGGTAAGCGGATTCTACTGATTGATGACGTGATAACTACTGGTGCGACTGTTACGGAGTGTGCAAAAATTCTTAAGCTAGATGGTTCGGGGCCAATTTTTGTGGTAGCGATTGCTAAAAAATAG
- a CDS encoding fused MFS/spermidine synthase, which translates to MAKLPRLPYRLMAVALINGAVIMIVELTGSRIIAPYFGSSLYVWTSIIGCILVALSVGYWYGGRLADRQPRESVLAGILLTGALFLLGSRLLQDAIMGSVSAVSPGVLLGSIMVTLLLFVPTTFILGMVSPFVAKLTLIDKKHAGESVGLVFSAGTVGSIVGTFLTGYVLFQYLGNARIILICVMILTGAGMLLKYRKLLPYQIVLLVIVAVLVARSSVFAYPTKGLVLDRDSAYNRIIVSDVQQRGRTLRMLQTDALGAQSGIYLGSDDLPFNYTRAFLDVAKLSQDGRTLLIGGGAFTVPRELARISPQRRVDTVEIDPALVQVAKDYFDYRPPASHQVIHEDARAYLNNNKQQYDLILVDAFQSLTPPFQLTTHEAISKIQKSLSTDGVLAMNLISRPDWQDSFLATQYATVRQSFRNIRVYQYKSSGGSSRSQNIFLIASNSELPSSPSLELDREIVFSEDGLLSPVLTDDFAPVEALTQ; encoded by the coding sequence ATGGCTAAGCTTCCTCGATTACCCTATCGCCTAATGGCCGTTGCGCTGATAAATGGTGCCGTTATTATGATTGTTGAGCTAACCGGCAGTCGCATCATTGCACCATATTTTGGTAGCTCGCTCTACGTTTGGACATCTATTATTGGCTGTATTTTAGTGGCTTTATCGGTTGGCTATTGGTATGGTGGCCGTCTGGCCGACCGCCAACCTAGAGAGAGTGTCTTGGCTGGCATATTGCTGACTGGAGCTTTATTTTTACTAGGCTCTCGCCTATTGCAGGATGCTATTATGGGTTCAGTAAGCGCGGTATCGCCAGGTGTTTTATTGGGGTCGATAATGGTAACCTTACTGCTATTTGTACCCACTACTTTTATTTTAGGTATGGTGTCTCCTTTTGTGGCCAAGCTTACATTGATTGATAAAAAACATGCTGGTGAGAGCGTAGGTTTAGTCTTTTCTGCTGGCACCGTAGGCAGTATTGTTGGGACTTTTTTAACTGGATATGTACTGTTCCAATATCTTGGAAATGCTAGGATTATTTTAATCTGTGTGATGATTTTAACGGGTGCAGGCATGCTCTTGAAATATCGTAAATTATTGCCGTATCAGATTGTATTATTGGTAATAGTGGCGGTGTTGGTAGCTCGCTCCAGTGTGTTTGCTTATCCGACCAAAGGCTTAGTGCTGGATAGAGACAGTGCATATAATCGCATTATTGTTAGTGATGTCCAGCAGCGGGGCCGCACCTTGAGAATGCTTCAGACCGATGCCTTGGGCGCACAATCTGGCATTTACTTAGGCTCAGATGATCTGCCATTTAATTACACCAGAGCATTTTTAGATGTAGCAAAGCTGTCGCAGGATGGCAGGACGTTATTAATTGGCGGTGGAGCTTTTACGGTGCCGCGCGAGTTAGCTCGCATTAGCCCTCAGCGCAGAGTTGATACAGTTGAGATTGATCCCGCGCTAGTTCAGGTGGCAAAAGACTATTTTGACTATAGGCCGCCTGCCTCGCATCAAGTTATCCATGAGGATGCACGAGCATATTTAAATAACAATAAGCAGCAGTATGATTTAATTTTGGTGGATGCGTTTCAGTCTCTAACGCCACCGTTTCAACTTACCACCCACGAAGCAATTTCTAAGATACAAAAGAGCTTGTCGACAGATGGAGTTTTAGCAATGAATCTTATTTCTAGGCCGGACTGGCAAGACTCTTTTTTGGCCACGCAATATGCCACCGTACGGCAATCATTTCGCAATATTCGAGTTTATCAATACAAGAGTTCTGGTGGCAGTAGTAGAAGTCAAAATATTTTTTTAATTGCCAGCAATAGTGAGCTGCCGAGTTCACCATCTCTTGAGTTAGATAGAGAGATTGTCTTTAGTGAAGATGGGTTGCTATCCCCTGTTCTGACCGATGATTTTGCTCCGGTTGAGGCGCTCACGCAGTAG
- the mscL gene encoding large conductance mechanosensitive channel protein MscL: MKKHMNGFMDFIREQGVVGLAVGFILGAAVAKVVSSLVSDIVNPLVGLALGSADGLKAANVKLAGATITYGNFIATLLDFAIIALVVYLGVKILGLDRLDKKTDDKKDS, from the coding sequence ATGAAAAAGCATATGAACGGTTTTATGGACTTCATTCGTGAACAGGGAGTAGTTGGCCTGGCAGTTGGCTTCATACTTGGAGCCGCAGTGGCAAAAGTTGTGTCGTCGCTGGTAAGCGATATTGTTAACCCCTTGGTGGGCTTGGCATTAGGGTCGGCCGATGGCCTGAAAGCGGCAAACGTTAAACTCGCTGGAGCCACCATTACATATGGTAATTTTATTGCTACTCTGCTAGATTTTGCGATTATTGCACTTGTCGTTTATTTAGGGGTTAAAATACTCGGACTGGACCGCCTCGATAAAAAGACAGATGACAAAAAAGATTCCTAG
- a CDS encoding methylated-DNA--[protein]-cysteine S-methyltransferase, whose product MRTPLGEVVINGTGKRISLIHFAVNSVPDSNSDATTQLSEYFAGQRINFNLKLAPEGTLFQKQVWEEMQKIPFGETATYADIAKRVGRPEAWRAVANACGKNPIVIAIPCHRVVGSHGKLGGYSGGIERKQWLLQHEAAVLSRISRK is encoded by the coding sequence ATGCGCACTCCATTGGGTGAAGTTGTCATCAATGGCACTGGTAAGCGGATTTCTCTTATTCATTTTGCCGTCAATTCAGTGCCAGATTCTAACTCTGATGCTACAACGCAACTCTCCGAATACTTTGCCGGCCAGCGGATAAACTTTAACCTGAAACTTGCGCCCGAGGGAACGCTTTTTCAAAAGCAAGTTTGGGAGGAGATGCAGAAAATCCCGTTTGGTGAAACCGCCACCTATGCCGATATCGCCAAAAGAGTAGGGCGGCCCGAAGCCTGGCGAGCGGTAGCAAATGCCTGTGGTAAAAATCCAATAGTTATTGCTATTCCGTGTCACCGCGTCGTTGGCTCACACGGTAAACTAGGTGGATATTCTGGCGGAATTGAGCGTAAACAGTGGTTATTACAGCACGAAGCCGCCGTGCTCTCGAGAATTTCCCGAAAATAA